Proteins from one Panicum virgatum strain AP13 chromosome 7K, P.virgatum_v5, whole genome shotgun sequence genomic window:
- the LOC120641278 gene encoding mitochondrial inner membrane protease ATP23-like isoform X2: MAEEHHGGGGAAAPDIRVEAESSSEQSVASSRGVMPREDCVEGIRSALKHPTVRFLREQMEKAGCQVWPRLIQAATCSTAGGYASREGIKVCCNHMTLQDEINQVIIHELIHAYDDCVTKNMDWKNCAHHACSEIRANHLSGDCHYKRELLRGFMKIRGHEQL; the protein is encoded by the exons ATGGCGGAGGagcaccacggcggcggcggcgccgccgccccagacaTCCGCGTGGAGGCCGAATCCTCCTCCGAGCAGAGCGTCGCCTCGTCCCGGGGCGTCATGCCGCGGGAGGACTGCGTCGAGGGCATCCGCTCCGCGCTCAAAC ATCCGACGGTGCGGTTCCTGAGGGAGCAGATGGAGAAGGCCGGCTGCCAGGTCTGGCCGAGGCTCATCCAGGCGGCCACCTGCTCCACCGCCGGCGGCTACGCCAGCCGGGAAGGG ATAAAAGTGTGCTGCAATCACATGACACTTCAAGATGAGATAAATCAGGTCATTATTCATGAACTTATTCATGCTTATGATGACTGTGTTACCAAGAATATGGATTGGAAGAATTGCGCTCACCATGCTTGCTCTGAG ATTCGAGCCAATCACCTTAGTGGTGATTGCCATTACAAGCGTGAATTGTTGCGTGGTTTCATGAAGATAAGGGGTCATGAGCAA TTGTAA
- the LOC120641278 gene encoding mitochondrial inner membrane protease ATP23-like isoform X1, which translates to MAEEHHGGGGAAAPDIRVEAESSSEQSVASSRGVMPREDCVEGIRSALKHPTVRFLREQMEKAGCQVWPRLIQAATCSTAGGYASREGIKVCCNHMTLQDEINQVIIHELIHAYDDCVTKNMDWKNCAHHACSEIRANHLSGDCHYKRELLRGFMKIRGHEQDCVKRRALMSVKNNPYCSEAASKDAIEAVWNICYNDTRPFDRAP; encoded by the exons ATGGCGGAGGagcaccacggcggcggcggcgccgccgccccagacaTCCGCGTGGAGGCCGAATCCTCCTCCGAGCAGAGCGTCGCCTCGTCCCGGGGCGTCATGCCGCGGGAGGACTGCGTCGAGGGCATCCGCTCCGCGCTCAAAC ATCCGACGGTGCGGTTCCTGAGGGAGCAGATGGAGAAGGCCGGCTGCCAGGTCTGGCCGAGGCTCATCCAGGCGGCCACCTGCTCCACCGCCGGCGGCTACGCCAGCCGGGAAGGG ATAAAAGTGTGCTGCAATCACATGACACTTCAAGATGAGATAAATCAGGTCATTATTCATGAACTTATTCATGCTTATGATGACTGTGTTACCAAGAATATGGATTGGAAGAATTGCGCTCACCATGCTTGCTCTGAG ATTCGAGCCAATCACCTTAGTGGTGATTGCCATTACAAGCGTGAATTGTTGCGTGGTTTCATGAAGATAAGGGGTCATGAGCAA GATTGTGTCAAAAGGCGGGCTCTGATGTCTGTCAAGAACAACCCATACTGCTCGGAGGCCGCTTCAAAAGACGCAATTGAAGCTGTATGGAATATATGCTACAATGACACACGGCCATTCGATAGAGCTCCATAA